The Borrelia hispanica CRI genomic interval TTATGAATTTTCGTTTACCCATTCATTGTGTTTGTCTTTCCTAAAAGAAAAGCTAAATAAAAGTAAAAAAAAACAAGGAGGCGAAGAAAGAAATGAAAGGAAAAAAAGGAATAGGGAAATAAGCAGAGAATGTAATAGGTAAGAGAAGGGGAAGAGTAAAGGGATTGATGATGGTGATGGTGATGATGGTGATGATGGGATGTAATAGTGGGGGAGTAAGTGAGGGAAAGGTAAACTTGGAAGCTAAGAATAGTTTTTTAGAGTCATTGGTAAAGATAGGAGAAGGATTTCAGGAGATTTTTGGCGTTTTTGGGAGTGTAATAGGGGATGTATTAGGGTTTAATGTAGTTAAATCTGACGATAATAGAAGCAAAGTAGGAGAACATTTTAAAACTATTGGAGATGGATTAAAGAGTACTAAGGATAAATTGGATAAGTTATCAAAACAAATAGTTTCTACTTCTAATGCTGATACAAAAGGAGTAGAAGCTGTTATTAAAAGTTCTAGTGAAGTGGTGACAGAGTTAATGACTTTTGTAACCAATCTAGCTGGTGTGACTAAAGCTAACACTATTATTGGTGATACTGCTACTGATGCTGCCGCAGTGGCTGCTGATTCAAATGATGTTAAGGCTATAGTTGAAAATGTAAAAAAAATTATTGAATTAGCAAAAAATTCAGGCGTCAAAATTGAAGATGGAAATGCTGGTAATCCGGTAACAGGTGGTGCTCAAACTGATGCTCCTGCTGCACTTGCTGCAAATAATAATGCTACTGCTCAAGCTGGTCCTAAGCTAGCTGAAGAGATATCAAAAGCAGATCCTTGGGCAATGATTAACAAAATTAAGAATGCTAAGATCGATGGTGTTCAACTTGCTGGTGCTAATAATGAAGCTGGAGCCCTGGCTACTGCTATTGCGGCTGCTAATAGTACTGGTGCAGCTACTAATGCCGATCTAGCAGCAGCAGTAGCTCTTAAAGCAATGACTCTAAAGCTGGTAAATTTAGTGCTGCTGCTAATGATGTTGGAGCAGTTAAGGCAGCAGCAACAAGTGCAGTCAATAAGGTATTAGGAATACTTAATTTGATAATTAGGAAAACAGTAAGTATTAATCTAAATAAGATAAGAGAAGCTGTTAATGAAATACAGTACTCTGAAACAGTTGGAACTGATGCGACTGAAGCTTCTACTACTCAAACTTCAGCTACTAAATAAACAGTATAAATGGTGATTAATAAATTATATATATTGTAATGTGTACACTTCTCTCTGTAAATCGTGAGGGAGGTGTTATTCTTGTTAATTATATGTTACTTGATTGATGCATATGTTCTAATCAAAAATATTCGGTTTATTGTATAAAATTGTATAGGATAGATTTGTATAGTTGTAAAATTTTGTATAAAAATATAATGAATCATAAGAAGTAAGTCTTAACTTATATGAGATATCTTAGTTGTTTTATGAGATTTAATCAGAAGCTGGGAACGATAAGAAGGCAAGTGATGGTTCTAATGCAAGAGGTGCTGCTGATGGTGAGGCAGGTAAGTTGTTTGCTAGTGACAATGCTGGAGCTGCTGAAAATGCAAAGAAGTCAGCAGCTGATGCAGCAAAAGCCGTTGGAGCAGTAACTGGTGCTGACATATTACGATCTATGATTAAAGATGGTAATGAGGCTTCTGCTAAGGCTGCAAATGCAAAAGATGGGACAATAGCAGGGGTAATAGCGTTAAGAGCGATGGCAAAGGGAGGAAAATTTGCTTGGCCCTAGTGCAACTGCTGCTGAATATAATTCTGGAGTAAAAAATGCGGTTGTAAGCGCAGTAACAAAGGCGTTAGATACATTAACAGTAGGAATAAGAAGAGAGTATATTGATGAAGGGCTTAAGAGTGTAAAAGGAGGCAATGAAAATTAATACTAATGCTATTTCTGTAGCGTCTGAAAGGATTGGTGCTGGTGGTCAAAATAAATAGTGAAAATTATATTATATAAGGCAAATAAAATATTCTAGTGAAAAATATTCAGTTTATTATATAAAATTGTACAAGCAGATAAATTATAAAAAACAAGTTTTAATCTTTTGAAAAAATTAAATGATAATTATTTGTACTACTGGAAGTAGGAAAAAGTGCAGAGAATGTTTTTTACTTATTTATTGAGTTAATGTCAGGTGTTTTGGGATTTAGTGTGAATACACTACAAAGAAAGAAGACGTAGGAAATCATTTTAAGAATTTAGGTAAGAAGCTTGGTAGTATTTGTTATGTAAATAATATTTTAATGAATCATATTTTTTTGTTTCTAATTCTTAAGTATTTTAGTGTTAGTAGATTAATATCAACTAGTATAATTTATTTTAGTACTCTAAGATTAATATTAATTGTTAATAAGTAAATAATTTTAGAGTAGGGATGTAAAAAAATAGTAATTTTAATTAAAAAAAATTTGTATTTTAGATAAAGTGATATATATTATTAATTAATAATCATTACTATTTAGTAATAGTGATTATTAATTCTAAAGAAGGAGAATATTTGTGAGAAAAAATTTGTTTATATTATTAGTTTTGGGGTTAGCGTCTTGTAATCTAGATTCTAAATTATTGGATAATAAAGAAAGACCTGATAATTTTTTAAAAGATGTTGTAAATAATGTTCAGGATTTTGTGAATAACGTTCAAGGTGATGAACCAATAAAAGAAGATGTTGTTAATAAAGTTTCTGTTGAAAAAGTAGTAAGAGGAGATTCTGTAATAAAAGATGAGAAAGGGGAATTAATATCTGCCCTTATAAATGATATTAATAGTGTTATGAGATTATTAAATCAAGATAAGGCTGAAGTTGAGGATGCAAATCAATATGGTATGAAGGATAAAGTGTTTAAATTAGTGTTAAATGCTGTTAATAATAAGACATTAGATCATGGTGATAATAAGGAAGTAAGACGATTATTTTATTCCTCTTTGTTATACAATAAAGAAAGAATAAAAGATTTTGCAGAAATTCTTAAAAAAGTAGAATCGGATAATGCAAATAAGGGTACATGGATTTACGATATAATGAATGCTGTAGTAGTAGCTCTTCAGTTTGATTTTGAGAGAATAATTAATAAATTAGAAAAGAATAGAGATAAACTTGATAAATTGAGTCTTGTTGATTTAAGAGAAATTAAATCAAAGCTTGAGGAAATTCAATTACAAAAATTAAATTG includes:
- a CDS encoding complement regulator-acquiring protein, producing the protein MRKNLFILLVLGLASCNLDSKLLDNKERPDNFLKDVVNNVQDFVNNVQGDEPIKEDVVNKVSVEKVVRGDSVIKDEKGELISALINDINSVMRLLNQDKAEVEDANQYGMKDKVFKLVLNAVNNKTLDHGDNKEVRRLFYSSLLYNKERIKDFAEILKKVESDNANKGTWIYDIMNAVVVALQFDFERIINKLEKNRDKLDKLSLVDLREIKSKLEEIQLQKLNWRKAVDSLIISYKAKTDGIDSDSKKLIEHIDKRYKDLIKVKIPGMKAVSNRIIAILDTIK